The DNA window CTCCAACTGCGCATTGATCGGATCATCCCTGTATCTCCGTCACAAAGACATAACGCCTAGATTGTGGAGCACCTACACAAACCCCCGTCATCAATCTTATTCTTCCCCCGTTACTCTCGGGTATTAAACcttggaactgcccgcccaCTTCGAAATTCCCCAAACTCAAACAAACTCAAGACtctttttttgcttcttgCCACGTTTGGTTCTAGAATTGAGACTTGTTACATTCTCAAAACATATACGCGACAACGTTTTTGTTATAAACCGACATACCAAGCAACCATCTTTCTTGGCTATACAAAATGAGACCCGATCTCGCAGTCGTATTATTCACCCTCTTCTCCTCGGCGGTCGCATCGGCCATCGACGGTCCCCTCCACATCAAGCGCGTCGATTCCGCACCCAGCGCTGATGAGCATGACCTGTACAAGCGTCGTGGCGgcggtggaggaggaggacgcGGTGGTAGCAGTGGCGGCGGCAGTCGAGGCGGAAGCAGCGGAAGCAGAGGTGGGAGCTCCAGCAGTGGTAGTCGCGGCGGTTCAAGTAGCGGCGGcggctccagctccagccgTGGAAGTTCATCAGGCTCATCTCGTTCAGGTTCAGGTTCCGGTTCCGGTTCAAGCGGTGGACGTTCAGGCGGCGCATCAAGACCCTATGCTGCCCGTGGCCCAAGTCCCAGCGGTATCAGGCCTGTCCTCTTAGGTGCTGGTGTCGCTGCTCTTGCCTTCTGGCCAGGCGTGTGGCTCTATGGCGCATACATGTACCACTACCCCAACTCGTACCGGTACTACAACGAGACAagtgaggaggaagaggaccGCCCTATCCTTTGCGCGTGCTCAGCAGAGGCGTCTTGCGGATGCGACCAGGAcgacaacaccaacaatACTGCGCTCTACGACGAACTCATCGGAAACGGCAGCTACGAGCATCTGAACAAGTCGATTGTCGATGTCGCCGAGGTCAACGGTACCACAACTATCCTCATCAACGGTACTCttcctgatgatactgccctTCCTGAAGAGGACAGTGACAGTGCTGCTGCCCGAGCTATGATCGAGGCAATGGGCTACTGGCCTGCAGCAGCAGCCGTCCTAGCCGCCGTCCTCATCGCGTAATAACTGTCTGATGACAATTTCTGTGTGTATAATCTTCCTGTATGCTTACGACTTTTTATGTTTACGACTTCTTTGGTGGAGGATAATGAGTTAAAAACTTTCATGGTATCTACGGCGTTCTTCTTATGGCGGCTCGATACCCTTTGGAAATTGGGTGGACTTTTTTGTGTATTTTTCCAGTTTTATTAGAGAGCGATTCATAACTGTTGCTCATTTTATCATATTGTCTCACCACATGTATCTCATATGATGATTAGAAATAAATCTGGTCACGATATTTTGAACAATTGTTACAAATGGTTTTGTAATTGTGATTTGATGTGCTACGCCGCTCTCTTGCTCGCATTTAACCTCCAATTACAGCCTGTGTCAGACCACAATTGTCATGCAATCTTGCGGCCCAAACTAGCCAGCACGATGTTTGTCTGTATGGTGCCACGATAATAATGAAACCATTCGGTTGTCTGTCAAGTCAACGTAGCAAGCAATTGTCGTGATAATAAAAGTTGGGGGCCAAAAGCGTGTGCATGGGGAGGAATGCTGATCGCTGCAAGGATACAACCAATCAGGAATTGACCATATGTTTGCATATTGTGTCCTGCGTCATTCAACGTGTATGTGACATACTCCAATTGATCCGAATTGTTGGGTTCTGTTTACCCTGGTCATACGTGTTTCCTTGCTATCGCAATGCTGACTTTGTTTAGGGTCGCTCCATTACCACCACTTGTAGAAAGGATTGACTTGACAAAACAAGACATAACTAATGCAGGACTTGAAGGTTAGACACTACAGTAAAGTAAGACTACATAATTATGCATACTCGAACCAACATCTGCCAAGTTTTGAGGCTGATGGAACCATAAGTTGTGGTTGATCTATGTTCTGCAATGCAACAACGGTCAACGTGCATAAGCTTGTTGTTCAGTATTGTCGTGTCCAAGTGATGGCATATTGATGAAACGTTTCCAAACAAGTTGTAGAACTACATTTACTTGTTGGCGTATCGAGATCTGGGTTGGACACAACATTAACACTCTAACACTGTAAGACTTGTTCTTTAATGTACACAATTCTAGACGTGGGGGATACTAATATCAGCATCTCAATTATTCCAGCTCGTAATTCTATATCCCTCAAGTCTAATCAAGAACGTCTATACTCTATCCCCAACTTTTAACAATTACATTTTCATCGCATACTTactccttcttgcccttcttaTTCTTGGGCACCCTTACCACCCAGTAGATACCAAACGCCGCCGCAATGTTAAAAGCGCAATAAACCCACAAAAGCCCAAAGTCTCTCCAGCGATTATCGTAACTCATACTCTTACTCTCCAGAAATCGGTTCGTGCCCGAGATTGTGCAGTACTGGCACTCACTTGCAGAACTGCTGACGATGTACCCGCCTACTTCAGACAAGTAGGTCTTCATGTAGTCGCCGCACGTTGTACCATTGGGTGcgttgaagttgatgagttcaTTGGACTCGCAGCCTGCATCCGCGTTGGCCATTGATGTACCCATGAGGCCTTCGACAACGTAGGTGAACGGTGAAGCTCGGTACATAAAAATCCAGAAGCCAGGAAGTTCTTCTGGTGTTGCGAGGATACTAGTAAAAGAGTTAGCTGTATGATTCCGTGGTAAAGAGAGTGAGTATACTTACCCGCAGAAAGAAAACATCATAATCATGATCAGAGTAACAAGTCCGCCCGCTACTTCGGCAGTATCAAACCCCGCAATGATCATATGCGCAAACGTGCTAGTAAACATGAAAAACATCCACACAAAGAGAAACACAGTCGCGTTGCGAGAATCCGCTGCGTCGGTCGCGTAACCATTGCGATACAACCCAGTTGGGAAGTACCAGCAGATAAACGAAAGCACGGCCATGATCTGTTCCACTGTTAGTAAGTCTTGTCTCGTGGTCATCAAAATTAACTCTTACCGAATTCCATGCTGCTTCAACCAGGATGGTAGAAACCATAAAGGCTTTCCAGGAGTACGTCTTTGATGGGCGTTCGCGAGCTTCGTACATGGTGCGTTGAGCGACGTAGTCAGGAAGCATCTGCTGGACGACTTGGGTGAAGATGGTAAGGAAGATTAGAACGCCGAACATCTGGTTCTGAAGACCTCTTTCAGTGTTCTGTCCATTCAGAAATGAGAGTCCGATAAAGAGCGACTGTTGATGTTAGTATACACTCTGATCCATACGTGACGGGATACTCACTGCGCCAGCAGACAGGATAACCTTGGAGTAGATATATCCCGGACTTCTCCAGTACTGCTGAAACAACCGCTTGGTGACCTGCGAGTACTGCACATAGGACGTAGCAGCAAATTCGTTGTACTCTGTTCCGTCGTTCTGTTCAATGCCAGAATTTCCTGGCCCGGCTAATCTCTCGAGCTCTTGTTGAACAAGTTCGTGCTCTCGAGAACTCCTCCAAACCTCGGGCCAGTCGATCTCTGTGTGTGCACCAGGAGCAGCACCAATAACCTCAAGCATGTACTCAGCCGGGTTGACTCCCGCGGGACACTTGGGTCCGCCGTTGCGGGCGAAATAGTCCACCAAAACCTTGGAGTTTGTACCAATGTCACCAAAGTAGATGGTCTTTCCACGAGATAACAATAGAAGACGATCGAAGCGCTGGAATAGCATGGCCGAAGGTTGATGAATGGTGCAAAGAATGGCCTGTCCGTtgttggtgagcttctgcatcAAGTTGCAGATAGACCAAGAAGTCTGACTATCCAGTCCAGACGTAGGCTCATccaagaacaacaacaattgTGGTCGCGCAGCTAGTTCAACGCCAATGGTCAGACGTTTTCGTTGTTCCACGTTGAGACCCTCGCCCGGCACGCCGATGATAGCGTCAGAATACTCTTCCATGTCAAGAAGACTAATCACCGTGTCCACATAGTCGAGCTTCTCCTGGCGAGTGTATTTGGCTGGCTGTCGAAGAAGAGCACTGAAGTTGAGGGCTTCTCGGACTGTCTGGGTATGGACATGTAAGTCTTGCTGTTGAACGTAGCCTGTTTTTCGTTGGAAGGATTCGTCACGAAGTTTTCCGTCGACGAGCATCTCGCCCGTCACAACGCCCATAGTGACCCGACTTGCGAGGACGTCCAGCAAAGTCGTCTTGCCGGCGCCCGAAGATCCCTATTATTCGTTAGTGACTGCAAATTTATTTCCAAGTAAAGACTTACCATTAGTGCAGTGAGAGTTCCCGGCTTTACCCAACCATCAACATGGTCCAAGATACGACGCGTCTCtcccttgatcttgacatcATAGCAAACATTCTTCCAGTGGAACACAGAAGTCTGCTCTTCCACATCCGTGACCTCTTCAGTGGCTTCATTACCTTTTGCGATCTGTGTAACACCAACACTGCCTGCTTCCTCATCACTCGAGCCCTTACCAGCgtgcttcttcatctccttgCGCGTAAACACGAGGACCTCGCCCTTGGAACGCTCAGAAGCAACGGTCTCGGTGGCGATCAAGTGCAGCCCCATAAACAGAATCGAGAAAGCAATAACGACCGCAAAATTGCGCCACTTGTGGGACTCAAGATAACCATACGTTGTAGAAAGGTAGGCAGATCCTCGAACAAAGTCCTCTCCTGGGACGGAGCCTTGGATTGCACAGGCTTGTGAGAATCGCGAGATGTCAGAGTACTCCGGACCGCTGGGTACAAAGTTGGAGCAGGGGTATTTTCTTCCTCCAAACTCGTTGATGAAGAGACTTTCGAGGCCATAATAGGTAGGGTTGATCCAGCGTAACCAGCCGATCCAAACTGGCATGTACTGTGGTGGAATAGCATAGCCGGTATAAAGAGCGATGACAAGGAGCATGATGGAAGCACGAGCAAGTGCCGCGGCGATGGTCTTTGTGAGTGATGCGATGAGTCGAAAAAGCATAGAGAAATTCAAGGTCGTCACGAAGGATAccaaaaggaaaaagaagaagtgcCCGGGGTCTTGACGGAGGTTTCCCATAAAGTACATCGTAGTGTTCATCATGATGGTATTGAAGATCTTGTAGGGCAGATCAACCACCATCGACGAAAGAGCCTCTGCACTCGGATGATATAGGGCGTAACGGGCGTGCTTTTCGACAATGTTGCGCTTGGCGTAGAGCGTCATAATTTCCAGGATGTTGTTGTAGGCGTTCATCAAAAGGATAAAGAAGATAAACAAGCCACGCTTATTGAGCGCATCCGTGTTCTCAGGCAGGTTGTAAAAGATACTACCAATAACAAGAGACTCGACAAGATTACACAGCAAAAGAGTGACCGTCACGCTAGGGTCAGCTTTAAGCATCACCCAGCTTCGTCCAAGGGTGAGTCTCATCTGCTCCATGTACGATAGAGTAAACGGCGACTTGACACGTTGGGACTTGGACTGGTCTCGCTTCCTGGAATCGACAAACTTTTCGTAGTGCTCGCCGCCGAAAGGGTGTCGTTGGAGATAGTCATCCATTTCGGTCAGTAGGGTTTGGCGGTGGATGCTATCTTTCCAGGCTTGTGCGAACTCGTCTGGCGATCTAGGAGCTTTTCCTTCAAAGCCTTCTCGGATGATTCGTTCTTGGTGGCTTGTCATGGAAGTGAGAAAGTCGGCTGTGGTTTGCTGTTCGGGACAGACAAAGCCAAGTCCTTCAAAGTAAGCCTTTGCCTCACCTGTCCTTCCAAAGAAGATCTGTCTTCCTTGGTAGAGGACGAGTACTTTGTCAAAGACCTAGAGAGATTAGTTTGAGTTCATACTTGTCTTCGTGTTACTAACCTCATAGGCGTCCTGAGATGCTTGATAGATGGCAACAGCAGAAGTGCAGCCCATCACATCGGCCTGCGTCCTCAAGGTGCGACAAAACTCCAATGCATTAGCACTGTCGAGACCTCTGGTGCTGTTATCCCAACATTGAAGAGGCGAATAGCTCAAAGCTGCCTCAGCAATCGTCACACGCTTCCTCTCGCCTCCACTAACACCTCTCACAAAGTCGTCTCCCACGCGCGTATTCTTGGTATGAGAGATACCAAACATGGCCATTGTTACATCTCGTAGATGCTCCGCATATTCATGTCGACTAATGCCTTCGGGAATATTCTTTGGGCAACGCGCACGAGCGGCAAAGTAAAGCGTGTCACCTACTGTGAGGTGGGCAAAGTGATGGTCGACTTCGGCTGTATATATCGCCTCGCCTCGGAAGGCTGTTCGCATCTCTTCGGGACGAATACCAGAATAGTTGATCTCAGAGCTGTTGTCAATGTGGAAACCATGCGTGTCTCCGGCAATGGTCTTGAGAAAGGTTGAACAGCCCGAGCCAGGCGGACCAAGCACAGCTAACATCTCACCACTGTGCACAACACCTTCAAGGTTCTGTAAGATGTCAACTCGTCTTTGCTTATCATGAAGCAGTTTCTTAACCATAGCTCCAGCTTCAAGAAAGACATTGCCGACGCTCTTCTGGAAATCGGTATCTGAGCCAAACCCGAATACGTTCAAGTTCCTAAAAGCAACACCAGTCGTCCGTGGTGGGTTGCCTTCAGAGGTATCGGTCCTCAATTCGTAGAATGCCTTTGCCCATCTCTTGGCGTTAAAAGTTGGGCTATTAGGATTCAACGGACCATCTGCTTGAGGAAACAAAGTTCCTGGTGCTGCAGTGGACTTTCTTGTGAGTTGGCGAGCTAGTTGCATTACATCTTCGTTGTGTACATCTGGCTCGCCTTCGCTCATGGGAATCTCAGTGTTTCCATCAATGTTTTTCTCGGTGCAAACATTGGTAGAGCATGTTGAACCGTTGTTGTGGTAGAATGGCTTAGATGTACCAGCCCCAGAGTTAAACTGGGAGCTGGAATCCATTATATAGAGTATTCCGACTGCTTATAAGAAGAATAGGCTATGATAGTGTGATAAAAGCCATGAAAAAGAAAGGCTGCGAGTCGGTGATATGAAAGGATGAATCGTTTTGAAGAGGTCCATGATGGCAGTATTTATTACGAGCCCGAGTTTacaaacaaagaaaatatGAAATTGTATACCCATATTCAGATTGTTCAGCCCCATACCGACTGTCTGGGCATTCCCACTGTTGAAATGGATTGTGGACCGTTGAGGCTATTCGGACTTATAACCTCCGAATGTCCTGGTAGAAGTTGAGTTCCATACTCGGACTTTCGGACTTTTCTATCTCTTGGAATTACTAGATTGGGTAAGTATGTAAGTGGCGTCCCCTGTCAAGGTCGAATCTAGTCCCCAAAACCTGGACAATGTCAACGCAAAGACCCGTTCCTGCATTTTCCATGACTGTTCCCCTGTGGCTTGAACACGGTCTTTGATCCATCGTATTGTTCTTTTCGAAGCTTAATTTTTACGTACTGCATCTCTAGTTTCTCCATGCATCATCGATCTTTGTGGAGTTAGATAACACCGAATCTCCGCTCCCTCCCAATCTCCCTCGTTTCCATCTACTATTACTCCATCGGTTCGCCTTCGGACTTTTCTTGTCTCTATATCTCTGAGGCTCTGCGGGATCATGTCGAGCGCCGGTGGAAACGGCCCGGACCAAATTAACCGTCTTTCTGTGAGCTTAGTCAAACTTCAAAGATGCATCATCCTAACTTGACTCCGAGTGTGTGAGATGCAAAGAACGCAAGGTCCGGTGCAATCGGGTTATGCCGCATTGCGCTCGGTGTAAGAGCCAGGACCTGGAATGTGTGTATCCTGTACGGGCAAAGAGGAGGTCTGCACGACCATTGATCGACCCAGCCCTGTAAGTGCCTCTAACCCATTCATTGAGAATTAGCGATTGACTATTGCATCCTTTAGGTCATCAGACAGCCCAAATGCCGCTCTGACTACCATACTTGATCGTTTGCAACGTCTCGAGGCGCAAAACATCGCTAGTGCTTCTCGAATCAGTGGCAATATACCAACACCCTCTGTTGGTGGCTCTGAAGCCTCCTCATCACCAGTCACTTTCAGCACCACCAACGGCCATGCATCCAGTACACTGACATTTCACAATGTTGGTCGTGAGATGGACGCCATGACCGTCCTGAAGGATGCAATTGATCATGTCCAGGAGTTGAGAAAACGTTCTTTTGGTTCCAGTGTTATAACAAGCTCGATAAACATCCCGACAGACCTGTCCAAAACCTGGGTCTCAAGTACGTACTTTTCTTTATTCCAATCGCCCTCTCTAATTGTTTCAAGACTTCTTCAAGTATATGCCTGGTTGCATGTTTGTTAGCTTTGTCAACAGGCGTGTCCTCGATCTGCTGCCTGATATCATCAATCTACCGCACATCCATGTCGACCCAGTCATGCTCGTCATTTACTATAGCATAATGTATCATGGATGCAGCTTGAAAGCAAGCAATACAAATTCACACGACAGCCTTACTTATGTGAACGCGAGCTACCTCGGATGTCTCCGCGCAATACCGAGCTGGAAACAAGAAGCATCGGGTACTATGACAGATCTAGTAGCTGCGCTTTACGTAGTGAGTTCTAACCCAACAGCCCCAAATACCTCATCTCACATCTCCAGAGTCGTGTAGCTGCTGAATTCTTCGACTACGATCTTGCATGGGG is part of the Fusarium poae strain DAOMC 252244 chromosome 4, whole genome shotgun sequence genome and encodes:
- a CDS encoding hypothetical protein (TransMembrane:1 (o436-454i)), with translation MSSAGGNGPDQINRLSCVRCKERKVRCNRVMPHCARCKSQDLECVYPVRAKRRSARPLIDPALSSDSPNAALTTILDRLQRLEAQNIASASRISGNIPTPSVGGSEASSSPVTFSTTNGHASSTLTFHNVGREMDAMTVLKDAIDHVQELRKRSFGSSVITSSINIPTDLSKTWVSNFFKYMPGCMFVSFVNRRVLDLLPDIINLPHIHVDPVMLVIYYSIMYHGCSLKASNTNSHDSLTYVNASYLGCLRAIPSWKQEASGTMTDLVAALYVSRVAAEFFDYDLAWGSFKYACEYCQVLNLHKLDSDESSSFLSEATCDNERRGFWEVIQIDLFYRLILNKPPAITNNPWKVNLPWLDLDSGAETQPMQTIAFLASSRVSLIIARFFAMLDDPTNSTKTEIVAKTENLCREMQEIFAEWQLTEWLEDAHDNEQDIWVVTDVILTGYTCIIYMFRKMALLNSNSPRPPTTDLDIPDSPIVEDAARRLIAALNRLLEIFPYGVTMTALFGAYRCHVAFAYLANTILRAQDPRVYMADIQALEQLSDKCTELCRGNRDIVPLLKAMQNITEEIRKKL
- a CDS encoding hypothetical protein (SECRETED:SignalP(1-20)~TransMembrane:1 (n5-13c20/21o133-154i)); this encodes MRPDLAVVLFTLFSSAVASAIDGPLHIKRVDSAPSADEHDLYKRRGGGGGGGRGGSSGGGSRGGSSGSRGGSSSSGSRGGSSSGGGSSSSRGSSSGSSRSGSGSGSGSSGGRSGGASRPYAARGPSPSGIRPVLLGAGVAALAFWPGVWLYGAYMYHYPNSYRYYNETSEEEEDRPILCACSAEASCGCDQDDNTNNTALYDELIGNGSYEHLNKSIVDVAEVNGTTTILINGTLPDDTALPEEDSDSAAARAMIEAMGYWPAAAAVLAAVLIA
- a CDS encoding hypothetical protein (TransMembrane:12 (i504-527o539-561i573-594o614-637i644-666o753-773i1169-1190o1202-1225i1246-1272o1292-1312i1319-1339o1442-1462i)), yielding MDSSSQFNSGAGTSKPFYHNNGSTCSTNVCTEKNIDGNTEIPMSEGEPDVHNEDVMQLARQLTRKSTAAPGTLFPQADGPLNPNSPTFNAKRWAKAFYELRTDTSEGNPPRTTGVAFRNLNVFGFGSDTDFQKSVGNVFLEAGAMVKKLLHDKQRRVDILQNLEGVVHSGEMLAVLGPPGSGCSTFLKTIAGDTHGFHIDNSSEINYSGIRPEEMRTAFRGEAIYTAEVDHHFAHLTVGDTLYFAARARCPKNIPEGISRHEYAEHLRDVTMAMFGISHTKNTRVGDDFVRGVSGGERKRVTIAEAALSYSPLQCWDNSTRGLDSANALEFCRTLRTQADVMGCTSAVAIYQASQDAYEVFDKVLVLYQGRQIFFGRTGEAKAYFEGLGFVCPEQQTTADFLTSMTSHQERIIREGFEGKAPRSPDEFAQAWKDSIHRQTLLTEMDDYLQRHPFGGEHYEKFVDSRKRDQSKSQRVKSPFTLSYMEQMRLTLGRSWVMLKADPSVTVTLLLCNLVESLVIGSIFYNLPENTDALNKRGLFIFFILLMNAYNNILEIMTLYAKRNIVEKHARYALYHPSAEALSSMVVDLPYKIFNTIMMNTTMYFMGNLRQDPGHFFFFLLVSFVTTLNFSMLFRLIASLTKTIAAALARASIMLLVIALYTGYAIPPQYMPVWIGWLRWINPTYYGLESLFINEFGGRKYPCSNFVPSGPEYSDISRFSQACAIQGSVPGEDFVRGSAYLSTTYGYLESHKWRNFAVVIAFSILFMGLHLIATETVASERSKGEVLVFTRKEMKKHAGKGSSDEEAGSVGVTQIAKGNEATEEVTDVEEQTSVFHWKNVCYDVKIKGETRRILDHVDGWVKPGTLTALMGSSGAGKTTLLDVLASRVTMGVVTGEMLVDGKLRDESFQRKTGYVQQQDLHVHTQTVREALNFSALLRQPAKYTRQEKLDYVDTVISLLDMEEYSDAIIGVPGEGLNVEQRKRLTIGVELAARPQLLLFLDEPTSGLDSQTSWSICNLMQKLTNNGQAILCTIHQPSAMLFQRFDRLLLLSRGKTIYFGDIGTNSKVLVDYFARNGGPKCPAGVNPAEYMLEVIGAAPGAHTEIDWPEVWRSSREHELVQQELERLAGPGNSGIEQNDGTEYNEFAATSYVQYSQVTKRLFQQYWRSPGYIYSKVILSAGASLFIGLSFLNGQNTERGLQNQMFGVLIFLTIFTQVVQQMLPDYVAQRTMYEARERPSKTYSWKAFMVSTILVEAAWNSIMAVLSFICWYFPTGLYRNGYATDAADSRNATVFLFVWMFFMFTSTFAHMIIAGFDTAEVAGGLVTLIMIMMFSFCGILATPEELPGFWIFMYRASPFTYVVEGLMGTSMANADAGCESNELINFNAPNGTTCGDYMKTYLSEVGGYIVSSSASECQYCTISGTNRFLESKSMSYDNRWRDFGLLWVYCAFNIAAAFGIYWVVRVPKNKKGKKE